From the Clostridium putrefaciens genome, one window contains:
- a CDS encoding GNAT family N-acetyltransferase: protein MKLIDINKDNWLKVVSLTTNKGDMPTLCEEFVASNVLSIVQAQYENSWTKKAIEDDGEIIGFTMYGFDEEESYFELCRIMIDKRFQGRGYGSKAMNLVIDEMKKLDGCKEIYLSTDPQNEIGKHIYEKLGFINTGKIIDDEELFCLKFY from the coding sequence ATGAAACTAATAGATATTAATAAAGATAATTGGTTAAAGGTGGTTTCTCTAACTACTAATAAAGGGGATATGCCTACACTATGTGAAGAATTTGTTGCATCTAATGTATTATCTATTGTACAAGCTCAATATGAAAATAGCTGGACAAAAAAAGCTATAGAAGATGATGGGGAAATAATTGGATTTACTATGTATGGTTTTGATGAAGAAGAAAGTTATTTTGAATTATGTAGGATTATGATTGATAAAAGGTTTCAAGGAAGGGGATATGGAAGCAAAGCCATGAATTTAGTAATAGATGAAATGAAAAAGTTAGATGGTTGCAAAGAAATATATTTATCCACTGATCCACAAAATGAAATAGGTAAACATATATATGAAAAACTAGGATTTATAAATACAGGAAAAATCATAGATGATGAGGAGCTATTTTGCTTAAAGTTTTATTGA
- a CDS encoding S66 family peptidase produces the protein MKKSKPLVKGDKIAVISMSSGMLGEDFAKHELDLGLKRIKEFGLVPVVMPSALRGIEYLKNHPESRAQDLKDAFYDTSIKGIICAIGGDDTYRTLPYLLDDNDFIKAVHNNPKLFTGFSDTTINHLMFYKLGIGTFYGPNFLCDLAELDKEMLPYTRKTFLKYFESHKEDCIESSNVWYEERTDFSKDAVGTSRVEHLEERGYEVLQGKGKFNGRLLGGCLESLYDILTNTRYDDEKAICEKYGLFPTLNEWKNKILFIETCEEKPKPEIFEKELIALKDTGIFDVINGIIVGKPQDEQYYEEYKEIYYKIIENKDLPIMYNVNFGHAQPRCIIPYGIEAEVDLDIKVITLKESIFA, from the coding sequence ATGAAAAAGTCAAAACCATTAGTAAAAGGAGATAAAATTGCAGTTATAAGTATGTCGAGTGGTATGCTTGGTGAGGATTTTGCAAAACATGAATTAGATTTGGGACTAAAGAGAATAAAAGAGTTTGGGTTAGTACCTGTTGTAATGCCAAGCGCATTAAGAGGAATAGAGTATTTAAAAAATCATCCAGAATCCAGAGCACAGGATTTAAAAGATGCTTTTTATGATACATCCATAAAAGGAATTATCTGTGCAATTGGAGGAGATGATACATATAGAACATTACCATATTTATTAGATGATAATGATTTTATTAAGGCTGTTCATAATAATCCTAAATTATTTACAGGCTTTTCAGATACGACAATTAATCATTTGATGTTTTATAAGCTTGGAATAGGTACTTTTTATGGGCCTAATTTCCTTTGCGATTTAGCTGAATTAGATAAAGAGATGTTGCCATATACAAGAAAGACATTTTTGAAGTATTTTGAAAGTCATAAAGAAGATTGCATAGAATCAAGTAATGTATGGTATGAGGAACGTACAGATTTTTCTAAGGATGCAGTAGGAACAAGCAGAGTAGAACACTTGGAAGAAAGAGGATATGAAGTTCTACAAGGAAAAGGGAAATTTAATGGAAGACTTTTGGGTGGTTGTCTTGAAAGTTTATATGATATATTAACCAATACACGATATGACGATGAAAAAGCTATATGTGAGAAGTATGGGTTGTTTCCAACATTAAATGAATGGAAAAATAAAATATTGTTTATTGAAACTTGTGAAGAAAAACCAAAACCAGAAATATTTGAAAAGGAATTAATTGCTTTAAAAGATACAGGTATATTTGATGTCATCAACGGAATTATTGTTGGAAAGCCTCAAGATGAACAATATTACGAGGAATATAAAGAAATTTATTATAAGATTATAGAAAATAAAGATTTACCAATTATGTATAATGTGAATTTTGGTCATGCACAGCCAAGATGTATCATTCCATATGGAATTGAGGCAGAGGTTGATTTAGATATAAAGGTTATTACGTTAAAGGAATCTATATTTGCATGA
- a CDS encoding HAD family hydrolase has product MAKVRVIVFDLFETLLHDIKFDFNSGLFYLHENVLSKDTDKVEFLDYAATYWKELYDKRSEDNSGLAFEDELLDFKNKYGFKVNCPLEEILFNCALEINTTELFNDTISTLEQLKLLGIPVYLLSNSIFKKNEMKKIINQYDLEKYFVNIHFSADYKVRKPHKDLFKIVFDDIKRYDTSIEMEQVYFIGDNFEADVLGAKNFGFTPVFINRKHDTDINNKNFIEIKTLDELLEVIR; this is encoded by the coding sequence ATGGCAAAAGTTAGAGTAATTGTCTTTGATTTATTTGAGACGTTGCTTCATGATATTAAATTTGATTTTAATTCGGGTTTGTTTTATCTACATGAAAATGTTTTATCAAAAGATACTGATAAAGTTGAATTTCTAGATTATGCAGCTACATATTGGAAAGAACTTTATGATAAAAGAAGCGAGGATAATTCAGGACTGGCATTTGAAGATGAACTTTTAGATTTTAAAAATAAATATGGCTTTAAAGTGAATTGTCCACTAGAAGAAATTTTATTTAATTGTGCACTTGAAATAAATACTACTGAATTGTTTAATGATACTATATCTACATTAGAGCAACTTAAGTTATTAGGAATTCCAGTTTATTTATTAAGTAATTCCATATTTAAAAAGAATGAAATGAAAAAAATCATTAACCAATATGATTTGGAAAAATACTTTGTTAATATACATTTCAGTGCGGATTATAAAGTGCGGAAGCCACATAAAGATTTATTTAAAATTGTATTTGATGATATTAAAAGGTATGATACTAGCATCGAAATGGAACAAGTTTACTTTATTGGAGATAACTTTGAAGCTGATGTTCTAGGGGCTAAAAATTTTGGATTTACCCCAGTTTTTATAAACCGTAAACATGATACTGATATTAATAACAAAAACTTTATTGAGATTAAAACGCTAGATGAATTATTAGAAGTCATTAGATAA
- a CDS encoding class I SAM-dependent methyltransferase: MNDYNSTKVFWNNVFQKITPSKYENADLGQEDLNEASKWLSNGTDSLIDYGCGSGALLFDCALKGTKHHIGIDISTEAIILAKKRAKLSERGNFEFIEGSFECLNQIEENTMDGAILSNIVDNMIPKDSELVLRNIHRIVHPGGKILFKVNPVLTEEQIKKFNIKDLGNDSLLETTGLYLWNLETEKWCSILEQYFEIYFKKDIYYKQHEQHNRLFLLINK, from the coding sequence ATGAACGATTATAATAGTACAAAAGTATTCTGGAATAATGTATTTCAAAAGATAACCCCAAGTAAATATGAAAACGCTGATTTAGGACAAGAAGATTTGAATGAAGCCTCAAAATGGTTGAGTAATGGAACAGATAGTCTTATAGATTATGGCTGTGGTAGTGGAGCACTTTTGTTTGATTGTGCTCTTAAGGGAACGAAACATCATATAGGAATTGATATTTCAACAGAGGCAATAATACTTGCAAAAAAAAGAGCAAAACTTTCTGAAAGGGGAAACTTTGAGTTTATTGAAGGCAGCTTTGAATGTTTAAATCAAATAGAAGAAAATACTATGGATGGTGCTATATTATCAAATATAGTTGATAATATGATTCCCAAAGATTCAGAGTTAGTGTTACGTAATATTCATAGAATAGTTCATCCAGGTGGTAAAATTTTATTTAAGGTAAATCCTGTATTGACTGAAGAACAGATTAAAAAGTTTAATATCAAAGACTTGGGAAATGATTCATTGCTTGAAACAACAGGATTATATTTGTGGAATTTAGAAACAGAAAAATGGTGTAGTATCTTGGAACAATATTTTGAGATATATTTTAAAAAAGATATATATTATAAACAACATGAACAACATAATAGGTTATTTTTGTTGATAAATAAATAG